The Calditrichota bacterium genome includes the window CAACGCGCTGGCCTGGCCAACCCCGACCTTTGAAATCACGTTAAAAACCTTAATCATACCGATGACGGTACCCAGAAGTCCCAGGAGCGGTGAAACGCCGGCGATGGTTTCAAGGGCACCCAGGCCGCTCTGCAGGGCGTGAACCTCCTGTCGTCCCTGTTCTTCAATCACTTCCTTTAGGTCCTCTTTTGAGAGATGGCGCTGCTCGAGCGTGAGACGGGTCAGATTGGCAAACGGCCCGGAGTATTTTTGGCAAAGAGAGATAGCCAGCGGAATATCCCCGGCTTCTTTTAGCGATTCAATCGTATTGGAAATTTGCGGTAACATGATTTTTCGCCGGCGCAGGTGAAGCAGGCGTTCCAAAATAATAGCCAGAGCCCAGACAGAGGCAATGGCCAGGGGAATCATCATAATTCCGCCTTTTTGAAAAAACTGCCAGGATTGTTCGAATGCGTTCAATGGAATCTCCTATTTTTTAACAATATACCAGAATGAGCCGGTTATTTCCAGATAGTCCTTTGGAAAATCCCGGGGCAGGGGTTTAAACGGCGCTGAAATTTCAACGGCATTAACGCTTGTTTCCATCAGGGTTTTATGTCCTTCGTAACGAACCAACTGAACCTTGTCCAGATGTCCGTCCGGGTAGATCCGAAAACGCAGCAGCGTGTGACCCTGGATCAGGCCCAATTTTGTAAACGCGGGTGGTGGGAAAATGTGCTGCTGGATTCGTTTCTTAAGATAGATCATGTACGGGGCGAAATCCCAGTCGTAGGTATTAAATGCCAGTCCCCCTAATTTATCCACATTAAATTCGGCATTTTCGTAAGAGAGATTTGACGGCGAGGTCATGGGACGGGACCGCCGTCCGGTTAATTTGTCGGGGCTGAACGTCTCGTAGGTTTGCTGGCGGGAAGAAAAGAGGGGAGATTCTTCCCGTTTCAATACCTTCTCCACAGATTTTTTTTCAGCTTCCGCTTTGGGCTTTTTAACTACAGACGGCTTTTCGGGAGCGGCCGCCAGTTGAGACATCTCAGGGTTGGGAATCGTCCCACGCGAAGACGGGAGCGGTCCCTTTTTACCCAATTTTTTGGGATTGGCTGCCTCCGAATTTTTGTCGGAATAGAAACGCGCCGTCTTGGGCTTTTTTGGGGCAGCCTTGGGCGTTTCCACAAACTCGAATTGGATTTCCCTGTTTTTCTTCAGGGCTTCCTGTTTGGTTTGAATGGGAAACCACTGAAAATGAACCGTTACGCCGTAAATCCAAAGCAGGAAAAGGTGAAACGCAAGTGAGAGTAAAATAAAAGGAATAATTTTATTTTTTGAAAGATATTTCTTTGCAGCGACTTTAAGCTCCAAGACCAACCTATTTTTCAACCCTATTTTTGCATGTGTTTGTAAATGCCGGGCCTAATTTATGCGATTTTTAATTAACCCGATTTAAGTTCTCTATTTATTACAATTTATTACGCTAAAAGTTTCATTAAAACAGTCACGTGCTAAAGGAAACTCACAGTACGATTTAAAAAGAAGACGACAGAAAACGACAGCAGCTGTTCCGTTACGGTTTGTGAGTCGATCCGGGAATCGGCCTCTTAAACGGCTGTTCGGCGAGCCGGTTTTCACAATTCCACACCGTGTTCAGGCCGGGGTGGTTTCTCCGTGAAGCCATTCCAGATACTCGTGCGATCCGTCAACAATCGGCAGAGCGATGATCTCGGGAAGCTCGTACGGATGCAGTTTTTTGATCCTGTCGATAACACTTTCCAATTGCGAATGGACGGTTTTAATCACAAGCAAGAATTCCACTTCGGTCTTAATTTCGTTTTCCCACCGGTAAATGGATTCCACGTGCGGGATGATATTCACGCACGCAGCCAGCCGTTTTTCTACCAGGCGGCGGGCTATGCGCTCGCCGTCCTTCTTGGAGTGGACCGTGGTGTAAACAATCCGTTCGTCAGCCATTTTTCCCTCTTAATTTGATTGCAATCGTTCTTGAATCACCCGGTTGAATCGCGGGCGGTAAATCAGTTCAAACTGAAATTCCTTCCCCGGGAACAGGGTTAAAACCTGCTTTTTGGTCGCTTCCACTAATTCCAGCATTTCCGGAACGCTCATGTCTTCCTGGTACAAAAGCTGAAGGGTCAGGTCGACAATCAATCGCAGGCGGCGCAGTTTTTTTCTTTCTTCCTGAATTTCCCTGGAGGTGGCCATGAAAGTCTCCCGTTTAACGTTTTGTGTATCTGCCTAAAACCTGGCGTTGCTTCCCCGTATTTTCTTGATGAATTCCCCCACGCGTTGTAAATGGCTCCCCCTCCAGTAGATTTTACCGCAGGCAGGGCATTGCCAGAATTCATGGTGTGTTTCAAAAACCAGCGGGGGAACCTGCCCGAAAACCGCCTCTTTTGCAATTGAGACAACGGGGACATTACAGGGTACACACAATCGAAACACAAAATGTTCCGTGTCCAGCTGAAATTTTTCCAAGACGTCCCGTACTTGTTCCCGGGGGTCGTTAGGTGCCACAAAATAGTAATTTTCCGCGGGTAATTGACCGGCAATTTTTCGGTTTCGTGTTAGAAGAATGCGATCGTCTGCGAGTACCGTGGGAATCCATTCCTGCACGGACTTTTCAGGATTGTAGAGTGTGTCGTACCCCAAAATCCGGAGCCAACGGGCCAACCGTCCCACCATCATATCTGCTGCAAATGCGATGTCTTCAGGTGTCATGAATGGGCATAATTATTTTCTGTGTCTTTTCACATTCAATAAACCCATGCAAAATCTGTTCATAAACAAATTAATAATGGCATGGGCGAAATGCAAGTGTTTCGTGTATATCCGGTTATTTTTCATAGCTCTCAAATAGATTTTCGATGGCCTGGAATTTTTGCGACAAATTGGGAGCCAGCTTTTGTGCCAGATTCAGGGTTTCGCGTCCCAGAGAAATGTACACGGGAAGGCGTTGAGGATTTTTATTCTTTAGATTTTCCAGGTGGTTTCTTACAGTTTCAACGTCGCCGCGGGCAATGGGTCCGGTGAGGATGTCTTCGGGGTTGGCACCGTCCAGATTTTGGGCGGCCGTTTGAAAAAGCGGCAGGAGAATGGTTTTCCCCTTGGGGCGGGAAATGCCGATTTGCTCAAGAATAGCGAGGCCGGAGTCCATGAGTGCCGTGGAGTAGTTGGAAACCATAACGCAAGCCAGGTGGTACAGGGGTTTGGCTTGCGTGGGAATTTTGAAGGGAATACCCCCCAGAGCCGTGGCCAGGTCGGCCAGAACAATCGCGGCCTGGGAATCGCCTTCAATGGCAAAGGTGCAGCCGCGAAATTTTTGGGCATCATCCGGTGTCCCTGCAAAGGATTGTGCCGGGTGAATGGAGGCGAGCAGCGCGCCCTTTTCTCGCAGGGGGGCCAGAACTTCCGATGATTTTGCCCCGGACGTGTGGGCGACAATCACCGACCGCAAATTAACCGGTGAGGCGGCGAGTTGATCCGTTACCCGTTCAATCGAATCGTCGGGTACCGTTACCAGAAGAATATCTACCGGCGGCCAGTTCCGAAAATCGGTCGTAAAATGGGAATCGGGGAACTCTTTTTGAAGGCTCTTCAGGGACTCCTGAGTTCGACCCACAACCAATGTTACGCTTTGACCTGCCTGATGGAGAGCACGCAAAAGGGCTTTCCCCAAACGTCCCGGTCCGATTAAACCAATAGAATAAATGTCCATTTCCTACCTCTGGTCACAACCCATTTAAAATTGTTGAATCAAGTTTTCAATATCCAAAAGGAATGCCCATTCAAAAAAAATTGGAAAAGGTTACAAGGTGCCTGCTAAGCCCCAATTCAGGTGCACCATTTTTTCAGAAAAAGAAACGAATCGGACGATGCGTTTCTTTTAAATCAGAAACCGCCCGGGAGAAAACAGCTGAATGGACTCTCCGGTTTTGCCCGTTTGAATGATATCCGCCAGAATTTTGCCGCTTAAAAATCCAAACGACATCCCGTGACCCGTGTATCCCCCGGCTGTAAGAAGGGTATTCCGCCCCGGCAATTTCCCGATAATCGGAAGGCCGTCGATTGAAAATCCCATAATACCCGCCCAATTGTGCGTAACGGTCAACGGCCCCAGACCCGTAAAGGTGGAATCCATAAAATTCTCCAGATTTTTCCGGAGATTCGGATCGGGCGTTTCGTCCAGTTTTCCCACATCGGCATCTTCGGCACTCCAGCGCATACCGCCCAGCATTAACCGTCCGTCGGGTGTTTGCTGCCAATATTCATAACCGAAGTTCGTGAGCATGGCCATAGGGGGTAATCTTCGATCGGTTGGAGCGGTGGCAATAATCTGACCCCGTACCGGTTCAATCTTTTTCTGGAAATAGGGGTACACCAGCGATGCGTATCCGTTTGTTGCCAGAACCACCATGTGACAGGTAAGGGTTCCGGCAGACGTTTCAATCGTCACATCATCACCGGTTTCTGAAATAGAAATCACCTCAGTCCGGGGGTACAGTTTTCCGTTTTTTTGCAGGATTTGTTTTCCCAAACCGAAAAGGAACCTGCCCGGGTGAAAGGTGGCGTCTTCTTTGTAAAATCGGGCGCCCAGAAAGTTTTCCGGAAGGGGCAATTTAAAAAGCTTCCGCAGATCGCTCTGGGTGAGCCACTCACTGCCGTAGCCGTTTTCCTGAAGCAGTTGAACCGATTCCCGAATTTCGTTGGCTTCAGCTTCCGAAGACGCGATGGCGAGAGAGCCCTCCTTCCGAAAATCACAGTCGATTTTATGTGTGTGAATAAAATCTTCGAGTAATGTGTTGTTCTTGATGGAAAAATCCCACAGAATTTTGGCTTCCGGAAGACTAACGGCAGCGACCAACCGGGCAAAGTGCTCGGCGGTTCCGGCAAGCAACAGCCCCGCATTTCGGCTGGATGCTCCGTACCCCATGATATTTTTGTCCAGTACCACAAACCGGATGCCGGTTCGTTGCAGCCAGTAAGCCGTGGAGAGCCCCGTAATTCCTCCCCCGATAATGACTACGTCGCTTTGCCCGGGCAAGGCTTCGTGTGAATGCAGTGTGTCCAGCGGGGCTGTCTCCTGCCAGTAGCTTTTTTCGAGAATTCCCGAAGTCATTTGACATCCTCATTTAATGGTTCATTCCTGAATTGGAAACAAAAGCGCCCGTGCAGGAGCGCCGTCCCCTTTTTCAACCCTCAGGGGTAAACAGACCAAATCGTAAACTCCCGGCGGGACCGCAGAAAGGGTGATTCCCTCCAGAATGATGACGCCGTTTTCCAACAATTTATGGTGAACAGGAAAATCCGGGTTATTTTCGGCCTCTATCGAAAGGTAGTCGATTCCAACGAGCTGCACATTTTTTTCAAGAAGAAATTCCGCTGCATCCTCGGAAAGCGAGGTGAAATCCCTTTGAAAGGTTCCGGTCCAGTTAAAGGAAGAGTTTTTTGTTTTGAAGAGCACCCGATGAAAACGAGACCAATCGTAGGATGCAATGTCCCTTTTGTGAATCAAGGTCCGCCCGGGAAGGGCCGCTATCAGCACCGGTCCCAGGCATTTTCTGAGATCCAACTGGTCCACTGTTGCCCCTCCCGGCACAAAGTGGAGGGGCGGATCCACATGCGTGCCCGCATGGGTGGACAGGGCAAGGCGGGACATTTCAAATCCGTCCCCCGACGCAAGGGAAGCCTGTTTGGTAAGCTGAACCGGGGCATCCCCCGGCCAAACCACCAGATTGGGCGAAAGCCCGACACTGATATCGAAATAGGGTTGTTTTTTCATAAGCGAAATAATTTTTAGTTAGACAGGATAGACGGGAGAAATCGTATTAAAACCCTTTAAAATAATTCTGCCATCCTGTAAATCCTGTCCAAATTACGTTCCTAACAAAAAAGATTTTGTTTCCGGTCCCACATTCATGAGAAGATCAAAAACCGAAAGATTGGGTTCAAAGTTCCGAAACTGTTGAAGATAGGGTGATTGTTCCATCGGAATCTTTTCACACGAATAGCCGTTTTTTGTAAGAATAGAACCATCAAAATAGGATTCCGAATCCGCCTCGATAAGATAGCCGGAGCACGATTCCTGTTGCAAAAGGGCAAGGATTTGCTCCTCCCGCGAGCCGTTTGGTCGCAAATGTGAGCTGTACACAAATTTGGGGGCGATTTTTAAAATAGACAGCAGGGAAGAGAGTACCTCGTGAAAAAGCTCCATGTAACTGGAATAATCGCGGCCAAAAAGGGGTTCCACGACCGGCCAGTAGTGCTCAAAATAGGGCGCATTTTTGTAGTTTACAAGAAGGCTCTTATGATGCTTTTTATGCCAGGCGCGGGTGGGATCGATCTGAAGATTCCGAATAGCGGGCGATTTTCCTTTCGGAAGAAAAATGGGCACGGTCAAATAGCGTTTTCCATCGGTTGTTTTTATGGCCATTCGATTGATTTTTCCAGAGGAGCGGATGGGGCGGTCATCAAGAACAAGCACGACGCCCGCACGAATAAGTTTTCGAAACGTGGAAATGGAAGGGAAATATTCCGGGAAAATTGTGGTCAGCGGCCTTTTCATAAAATTATGCAATCATTTTGCGTTTCGTCTCTGCCCATTTGAATATACGAAATAAAAAGAAACGTCCGCAAGAAAAAAGCGGAGACGTTCTTTATCCCCAGAAAAAGTTGGACCAAACTCTATGGCCGGTGGCCCCGGTGTTTTCCCATGTGCCGCATGCGTATACGGATACGGTCCATCCGCATATCGGAAATCCCATCACCGTCTTCGTCAATAAAGCGATCCTTCATTTTGTGATGATTTTTCCCGAGCTCTTTTCGATGTTCTTTAAAGGCTGCCATACGATCGTCAATGCCGTCACCGTTTTCATCCACAAACCCCATTTGAATCCGTCCCTTTTGTTCGTCCCAAAAGCCGTATTTCCCGCCGCCCCAATTTTTCGGGGAATAGGGTTGGCCTGTAATATCATTTTTCCCGTCGTGATCGGCATCAATGACAGGAATCAGGTTTTTGTGCTCGGCAATCAGATCGTTAACCCCGTCACCATCGGCATCAATAAACACATCGTTTGTGCCGTCTTTATTTGCATCCACAAATCGAAAAGTGTGGGGATAAGGCTTTTTAGTGACGTCGTTGATGCCATCCCCGTTGGCGTCGCGAAATAAGTCATTTATCCCGTCGTGGTTCTGGTCAATCCATCCGACAGGATGAATTTTCGACGGCTTATCTTGAGCATAACTTATGCGGGGGAAAATTGCTCCCCAAGCCACGAAACCAACAAGAGCCGCAAACAAGCGGATATTCATTTTTTTCACCTTCTTATTTCACTTCATTAAAAATTGAATGAAAATCCCGTCATAAATAATTGACTTTTATATTTGTAATAGGCATCATTGGATTGATTATTTATCCAATAATAATCACTAAAAAAGGTTGTGCTTTTGACAATTTTTCCAATTGCAAATGATTTTTCCAATCCAAAATAGAAATAATCCAGTTTGTCATCGCGATAATCTTGTCCATTTGTGGGATTTCCGTCCAGATCAAGGGCCAGATGTCCCGGATAAAACTTGTGGGATCGCGTAAATGCGGCCGTGAGTTGAATTCCCCTGGGAAGCAATTGGGTAATTTGTGCCGAATATTCCAATCCCTTGTAGCTGTAGGGGTCGTCGAACAACTCATCTTCCGTGGTGTATCCGGATTGAACGGCCGTCAAATAGCGAGCCTCCGAATCAAAATTATAGCGGTAAAGAACCTGGACACTTAATCCCGTTGTGGATGTGAGAGATTGTCCCACCCGAATGGAATTTGTCCATAGTTTGGCAGAGGGTACGTCTTCAACAGATACAATGGTGCGCACGCCTCTCCCTCCCATCCGGCCACTGCGCCCGCCCATAAATGTGCTGTCATAAAGGGTCGTAACAAAGGTTCGGGCCAGATAGTTTTTGTAGCCATAACTGGATTCTATCGTTAAACTGGTTTTGGTTTTAAAGGCGCGGTTAAATCTAAGAAAAAGATAGTGCTCCCAATAGCTAAATCCAGCTAAGTTTTTATACGTCCGCTCGCGCAGCCGATATCCCCCCTGGATGTGATTCCCCAGCCACGGCGATTTAATATTTATGTAGGCAAGAAATTGATTGTAGTCATAATAATTGTAAAGCTCCTTATTGGAACGATTTGAAAATTTGATGCCGCTGTAAAGGTAGGCATTTTGTTCGGAAATGGACCGGGCATAAGCGAATCCAAACTCATGGTAGAGAAAATTGCGGTCCCGGTAATTTTTGAATTGATAGTAATTCCCTTGATAGTAGACCCGAAAAATTTCATCTTCCCGGTTAATGTCGTGGTTAAAATAAATGGTTCCCTTTCCGATGTTATCACTCATTCCGAGGTAATTGTGAAAAGCATTGGAATCATAGCTGTAGTATAACGATGCCGTTACGCCTGTTCGGGCAGAAGCCGGATGAATGGACAGTTGAAATATTCCGAAAATAACCGCCATTAAAAGTATTTTTTTCATTGTGTTCCCTATAGTCTTGAAGTTCAATCTAATTTAATATAAGCAATTTTTTCAATTCATAAAAGGATTAATAAACACGCCTTTTCTATTTATGAAAAGGCGTGTTTGCTGTTTGAGCCAGAGGAGTTGGCCTATTTTATGGGTGTTGGGCTCGCTGTCCCCGGAGGCCTTTGGGGCCGGTACCATCGCAAGTGCCTGCGGCCGTTCCTGTCCCATTTTGATTTAAGCCGGCCTGCATGCCGTTGCCGTGACCCATTTTACCGCGGTTTCCATGACCAAAATGACCTTTGGCGCCCATCATTCGTCCGGTACCATCCATGGGACGCACCCAGTCGGGGTCCTGTCCGT containing:
- a CDS encoding MotA/TolQ/ExbB proton channel family protein, which translates into the protein MNAFEQSWQFFQKGGIMMIPLAIASVWALAIILERLLHLRRRKIMLPQISNTIESLKEAGDIPLAISLCQKYSGPFANLTRLTLEQRHLSKEDLKEVIEEQGRQEVHALQSGLGALETIAGVSPLLGLLGTVIGMIKVFNVISKVGVGQASALSAGISEALITTVFGLSIGVTALIFYNYFYHKAEDIVLEIEKYTGELVRKIVAIEKKITADAAEF
- a CDS encoding divalent-cation tolerance protein CutA, which encodes MADERIVYTTVHSKKDGERIARRLVEKRLAACVNIIPHVESIYRWENEIKTEVEFLLVIKTVHSQLESVIDRIKKLHPYELPEIIALPIVDGSHEYLEWLHGETTPA
- a CDS encoding DUF2520 domain-containing protein, with the protein product MDIYSIGLIGPGRLGKALLRALHQAGQSVTLVVGRTQESLKSLQKEFPDSHFTTDFRNWPPVDILLVTVPDDSIERVTDQLAASPVNLRSVIVAHTSGAKSSEVLAPLREKGALLASIHPAQSFAGTPDDAQKFRGCTFAIEGDSQAAIVLADLATALGGIPFKIPTQAKPLYHLACVMVSNYSTALMDSGLAILEQIGISRPKGKTILLPLFQTAAQNLDGANPEDILTGPIARGDVETVRNHLENLKNKNPQRLPVYISLGRETLNLAQKLAPNLSQKFQAIENLFESYEK
- a CDS encoding FAD-binding oxidoreductase, yielding MTSGILEKSYWQETAPLDTLHSHEALPGQSDVVIIGGGITGLSTAYWLQRTGIRFVVLDKNIMGYGASSRNAGLLLAGTAEHFARLVAAVSLPEAKILWDFSIKNNTLLEDFIHTHKIDCDFRKEGSLAIASSEAEANEIRESVQLLQENGYGSEWLTQSDLRKLFKLPLPENFLGARFYKEDATFHPGRFLFGLGKQILQKNGKLYPRTEVISISETGDDVTIETSAGTLTCHMVVLATNGYASLVYPYFQKKIEPVRGQIIATAPTDRRLPPMAMLTNFGYEYWQQTPDGRLMLGGMRWSAEDADVGKLDETPDPNLRKNLENFMDSTFTGLGPLTVTHNWAGIMGFSIDGLPIIGKLPGRNTLLTAGGYTGHGMSFGFLSGKILADIIQTGKTGESIQLFSPGRFLI
- a CDS encoding cyclase family protein, whose protein sequence is MKKQPYFDISVGLSPNLVVWPGDAPVQLTKQASLASGDGFEMSRLALSTHAGTHVDPPLHFVPGGATVDQLDLRKCLGPVLIAALPGRTLIHKRDIASYDWSRFHRVLFKTKNSSFNWTGTFQRDFTSLSEDAAEFLLEKNVQLVGIDYLSIEAENNPDFPVHHKLLENGVIILEGITLSAVPPGVYDLVCLPLRVEKGDGAPARALLFPIQE
- a CDS encoding WbqC family protein, with translation MKRPLTTIFPEYFPSISTFRKLIRAGVVLVLDDRPIRSSGKINRMAIKTTDGKRYLTVPIFLPKGKSPAIRNLQIDPTRAWHKKHHKSLLVNYKNAPYFEHYWPVVEPLFGRDYSSYMELFHEVLSSLLSILKIAPKFVYSSHLRPNGSREEQILALLQQESCSGYLIEADSESYFDGSILTKNGYSCEKIPMEQSPYLQQFRNFEPNLSVFDLLMNVGPETKSFLLGT